From a single Chitinophaga sp. Cy-1792 genomic region:
- a CDS encoding RNA-binding S4 domain-containing protein, protein MSSTNEKLRVDKYLWAIRVFKTRSQAADACDGGKVKMNGGTVKAAKPVSVGDKFEIKTEARKWVIEVVGLLANRQAYSEAIKYYVDNTPEEDKLAPKYEASVFQTGKRQSKIGRPTKKNRRTLDGFMDGDDE, encoded by the coding sequence ATGAGTAGTACAAACGAGAAATTAAGAGTAGACAAGTACCTGTGGGCCATTAGGGTATTCAAAACCCGCAGCCAGGCAGCAGATGCCTGCGACGGTGGCAAGGTAAAAATGAATGGCGGAACGGTAAAAGCGGCAAAGCCCGTATCTGTAGGCGATAAGTTTGAGATCAAGACAGAAGCCCGTAAATGGGTGATTGAGGTAGTTGGATTACTGGCCAACAGGCAGGCTTATAGCGAGGCCATCAAATACTATGTGGATAACACCCCTGAAGAAGATAAGCTGGCGCCTAAATATGAAGCCAGTGTGTTTCAGACCGGTAAACGTCAGAGTAAGATCGGGCGGCCGACCAAAAAGAACCGCCGTACCCTGGATGGTTTTATGGATGGCGATGATGAATAA